One segment of Rhipicephalus sanguineus isolate Rsan-2018 chromosome 6, BIME_Rsan_1.4, whole genome shotgun sequence DNA contains the following:
- the LOC119397793 gene encoding uncharacterized protein LOC119397793, with translation MPVQIKPHVTSRMSADDIQFYTGVSKEVFHALLKIISGMSVPTSNLPLDDQLLLTLMRLRLGLLYKDLAWRFNTSPSSACRCFNNILKCLHEIMKGCVVWLPRSRIQRSMPQSFIDSGHGNTTCIFDCTEVALQRPSKQKARAQTYSSYKAHNTVKFLTVIAPNGLIMFVSRTFGGRASDKYIVKNCGVQEFFVKGDVIMADRGFSLDPYLEAQGVKMNVPAFTKGKSQLSEKEVTATRRIASVRIHVERAINRLKTYRIFQGVLPIKCRKTIDSMIFVCAGLCNLKRPLIAK, from the exons ATGCCAGTGCAAATTAAGCCACATGTGACATCGAGAATGTCAGCAGATGACATACAATTTTACACTGGTGTTTCTAAGGAAGTTTTCCACGCCCTTTTAAAAATTATCAGTGGGATGTCAGTGCCAACCTCAAACCTCCCATTAGACGATCAGCTGCTTCTAACACTTATGCGCCTGAGACTCGGCCTTTTGTATAAGGACCTAGCTTGGAGATTTAATACCTCTCCCTCTtctgcttgcaggtgttttaacaACATCCTCAAATGTCTCCACGAAATAATGAAAGGTTGTGTGGTATGGTTACCAAGGTCAAGAATTCAGAGGAGCATGCCACAATCGTTCATTGACAGTGGACATGGAAACACAACCTGTATATTTGACTGTACAGAAGTAGCACTGCAGCGACCATCAAAGCAGAAAGCCAGGGCACAGACCTACAGCTCGTATAAAGCCCATAACACAGTTAAATTTTTAACTGTTATTGCTCCGAATGGGCTCATAATGTTTGTTTCACGGACATTCGGTGGCCGTGCCTCAGATAAGTATATTGTCAAAAACTGTGGGGTGCAAGAGTTCTTCGTTAAAGGAGATGTCATAATGGCTGACCGAGGCTTTTCTCTGGATCCATACTTGGAGGCTCAAGGAGTAAAGATGAATGTGCCAGCATTCACGAAAG GCAAAAGCCAGCTCTCCGAAAAAGAAGTGACAGCTACACGACGCATTGCTTCAGTGCGAATCCACGTAGAAAGAGCCATCAACAGGCTGAAGACTTACAGGATATTTCAGGGAGTTCTTCCAATCAAATGCAGGAAGACAATCGACTCCATGATTTTTGTATGTGCTGGGCTTTGCAACCTGAAAAGGCCACTCATCGCAAAGTAA
- the LOC119397151 gene encoding uncharacterized protein LOC119397151: MSDENRSTGYHCAVLGCDNNYRKRKRLAAETCEVHLQPQHVCGCNMFKLHRFPADDDQRRVWIACVNRKDFVPSPWARVCSEHFVSGERSVTNYAPMVKLGYPRKVKVGRRRIAKMENVPKKRRKLCTSEDSTPDPSQADGGGVDICTGEDSTPDPSQAVAGGVDICTGEDSTPDPSQAVAGGVDASQCIAESLPSTHAAGSLPDHFHYVAPNSAAAAATVAGTQTETVSLNDALA; encoded by the exons atgtcggacgagaacaggtcgacaggctaccactgcgctgtgttggGCTGCGACAACAACTATCGGAAGCGCAAAAGACTGGCAGCCGAAACATGCGAAGTGCACCTCCAGCCGCAGCATGTTTGCGGTTGTAATATGTTCAAGCTGCACCGGTTCCCCGCAGATGACGACCAACGACGGGTCTGGATAGCTTGTGTAAACAGAAAAGATTTTGTGCCATCTCCTTGGGCTCGCGTTTGCTCCGAACATTTTGTTTCCGGTGAACGTTCGGTAACCAACTATGCGCCGATGGTCAAGCTCGGATACCCACGAAAG GTCAAAGTTGGCCGGCGACGGATTGCAAAAATGGAAAATGTGCCGAAGAAGCGGAGGAAG CTATGCACAAGTGAGGATTCTACACCTGACCCGAGTCAAGCTGATGGTGGTGGTGTTGAT ATATGCACGGGTGAGGATTCTACACCTGACCCGAGTCAAGCTGTTGCTGGTGGTGTTGAT ATATGCACGGGTGAGGATTCTACACCTGACCCTAGTCAAGCTGTTGCTGGTGGTGTTGAT GCCTCTCAGTGCATTGCAGAATCCTTGCCTTCAACTCATGCTGCTGGATCACTACCAGACCATTTTCACTAT GTTGCCCCAAAttcagcagcagcggcagccacTGTTGCTGGGACGCAGACTGAGACTGTAAGTCTGAACGATGCATTAGCTTGA